A stretch of the Glutamicibacter sp. JL.03c genome encodes the following:
- a CDS encoding LLM class flavin-dependent oxidoreductase, protein MQFGVFSVSDITRDPTTGRIPTEKERIDASVAIAKKVEEIGMDVYAIGEHHNRPFFSSSPTTTLAYIAAQTKRIILSTTTTLITTNDPVKIAEDFAMLQHLSGGRVDLVLGRGNTGPVYPWFGKNIQDSVNLTVENYNLLRRLWDEDVVDWEGTFRTPLQNFTSTPRPLDDVAPFVWHGSIRTPQVAEIAAYYGDGFFANNIFWPKEHYQQLINLYRERYEHYGHGKAHQAVVGLGGQFYMAKDSQQAVKEFRPYFDNAPVYGHGPSLEDFTAQTPLTVGSPQQVLEKTLTFQEYFGSYQRQLFLIDHAGLPLKTVLNQLDMFGEYVLPELRKEMESRAPADLTPAPTHEGLVAARRAKLEAEEAKTKEPAASDRDQ, encoded by the coding sequence ATGCAGTTCGGAGTATTCTCAGTCAGCGATATCACCCGCGACCCCACCACCGGCCGCATTCCTACGGAAAAGGAACGCATCGACGCCTCGGTAGCCATCGCCAAAAAAGTCGAAGAAATCGGCATGGACGTCTACGCCATTGGCGAGCACCACAACCGCCCATTCTTCTCTTCCTCTCCTACCACCACGCTGGCCTACATCGCCGCCCAGACCAAGCGGATCATCCTCTCGACCACCACGACCTTGATCACCACGAATGATCCGGTGAAGATCGCCGAAGATTTCGCGATGCTGCAGCACCTGTCCGGCGGACGCGTGGATCTGGTCTTGGGCCGCGGTAATACCGGCCCGGTCTACCCGTGGTTCGGCAAGAACATCCAGGATTCGGTCAACCTCACCGTGGAGAACTACAACCTGCTGCGCCGCCTGTGGGATGAGGACGTAGTGGACTGGGAAGGCACCTTCCGCACTCCCCTGCAGAATTTCACCTCCACGCCCCGGCCGTTGGACGACGTGGCGCCCTTCGTCTGGCACGGCTCCATCCGGACCCCGCAGGTCGCCGAGATCGCCGCCTACTACGGAGACGGCTTCTTCGCCAACAACATCTTCTGGCCAAAGGAGCACTACCAGCAGCTGATCAACCTCTACCGCGAACGCTACGAGCACTACGGCCATGGCAAGGCCCACCAGGCCGTGGTCGGATTGGGCGGCCAGTTCTACATGGCCAAGGACTCGCAGCAAGCAGTCAAGGAGTTCCGCCCCTACTTCGACAACGCGCCGGTCTACGGACACGGTCCATCGCTGGAGGACTTCACCGCGCAAACCCCATTGACCGTCGGCTCGCCTCAGCAGGTTCTGGAAAAGACCCTGACCTTCCAGGAATACTTCGGCAGCTACCAGCGCCAGCTCTTCCTCATCGACCACGCGGGCTTGCCGCTGAAGACCGTTTTGAACCAGCTGGACATGTTCGGCGAGTACGTCTTGCCTGAACTGCGCAAGGAAATGGAATCCCGCGCCCCGGCAGATCTGACCCCCGCCCCAACCCATGAAGGGCTGGTCGCCGCTCGCCGGGCTAAACTGGAGGCTGAGGAAGCGAAGACCAAGGAGCCAGCAGCAAGTGACCGGGACCAATAA
- a CDS encoding sensor histidine kinase, producing MAIQWKQILLLIVLALSAYLLPLSTSGAWLFLAPLAAVGSFFAGRRVDSVVHGIAALAAGALAAGMTLIFSAHVSVLTFALNLSTGVVLFVLLPWWAGRARRNALSFRAQERHHAVIQAGLRERARIAEAMHDQLGHDMALLALSTGGLQMALDRESEAYRFAVRIRAQADQAVEHLHEIIEVLHDPAQNASLSPQQQSLGRLISQARSRGMRINYQATGPDPAAPPSSPTGAVLHQVLQEALTNAAKYAPQHLVDVELDSSADPMTLRISNTLDGSPTPARAGATGLRTLRAALALHGGSLRVNRSDESFEVVATIGRIQPDSGALLEPGSGKASSRWLLVLVPVLTVAAMVLGLYFLQLATFRATALSPADFQQLTMGMNREEVAEHVQAKGLDQPLPVIDESRLPASGQCRYYAARTGVLDLGSEMFRLCFSDDVLISADHLYPAS from the coding sequence ATGGCTATCCAGTGGAAGCAAATCCTGCTGCTCATCGTTCTCGCGCTGAGCGCGTACCTGCTTCCGCTGTCTACCAGCGGAGCGTGGCTTTTCCTGGCCCCGCTGGCCGCCGTCGGCAGCTTTTTTGCGGGGCGCCGCGTGGACTCGGTGGTCCATGGAATCGCTGCCTTGGCGGCCGGAGCGCTCGCAGCGGGGATGACGCTGATTTTTTCCGCTCATGTCAGCGTGCTGACCTTTGCCTTGAATCTCTCGACCGGGGTGGTCTTGTTCGTCCTCTTGCCCTGGTGGGCGGGGCGGGCCAGGCGCAATGCCTTGTCCTTCCGTGCCCAGGAACGCCACCATGCAGTGATCCAGGCCGGGCTTCGCGAGAGAGCGCGAATTGCCGAGGCGATGCATGACCAGTTGGGACATGACATGGCGCTGTTGGCGCTGTCTACCGGCGGGTTGCAGATGGCCCTGGACAGGGAGTCGGAGGCTTACCGATTCGCCGTGCGCATCCGCGCCCAGGCAGATCAGGCCGTTGAGCACCTGCACGAGATTATCGAAGTGCTTCATGATCCGGCTCAGAATGCATCGTTGAGCCCCCAGCAGCAATCCCTGGGAAGGCTGATATCCCAGGCGCGCAGCCGGGGCATGCGGATCAACTACCAGGCGACGGGTCCGGACCCCGCAGCCCCGCCCAGCTCCCCCACCGGTGCTGTCCTGCATCAGGTGCTGCAGGAGGCGCTGACCAATGCGGCCAAATACGCGCCGCAGCATCTGGTGGATGTGGAGCTTGATAGCAGTGCGGATCCCATGACCTTGCGGATCAGCAATACGCTGGACGGTTCCCCGACTCCGGCGCGGGCCGGGGCCACGGGTCTGCGCACCCTGCGCGCGGCATTAGCCTTGCATGGCGGATCCCTGCGCGTGAACCGTTCTGACGAGTCCTTTGAAGTGGTGGCCACGATCGGCCGGATCCAGCCGGATTCCGGAGCGCTGCTGGAGCCGGGGTCCGGCAAGGCCTCTTCACGATGGCTGCTGGTGCTGGTGCCCGTCCTGACGGTTGCGGCCATGGTGCTGGGCCTGTACTTCTTGCAGTTGGCGACTTTCCGGGCCACGGCGTTGAGCCCGGCTGACTTCCAGCAGCTCACGATGGGGATGAACCGGGAGGAAGTCGCTGAGCATGTCCAGGCCAAGGGTCTGGACCAGCCGCTTCCGGTGATCGATGAATCCCGGCTGCCGGCCAGCGGCCAGTGCCGGTACTACGCTGCGCGCACCGGGGTGCTGGACCTGGGCAGCGAGATGTTCCGGCTCTGCTTCTCGGATGATGTCCTGATTTCCGCCGACCACCTCTACCCCGCGTCATAG
- a CDS encoding MarR family winged helix-turn-helix transcriptional regulator, which yields MTGTNKPVASLKVTTDAWESLFRAQVAVMRQITAMPEFGKLSMREYDVLFNLRTCPGGKSRMVDLNKQLLISQPSLSRMVVRLEEQGLVVREPDPVDHRATQLSLTDEGRKLQQEIGREHVKHLHELLGSALSEEEFLELNRLSSKLHHAVL from the coding sequence GTGACCGGGACCAATAAACCTGTAGCCTCGTTGAAGGTCACCACCGACGCCTGGGAATCCCTGTTCCGGGCGCAGGTGGCGGTCATGCGCCAAATCACCGCCATGCCGGAGTTCGGCAAGCTGTCCATGCGCGAATACGATGTCCTGTTCAACTTGCGCACCTGTCCCGGGGGCAAGAGCCGGATGGTCGACTTGAACAAGCAGTTGCTCATTTCCCAGCCCAGCTTGAGCCGCATGGTGGTCCGCCTTGAAGAGCAGGGACTGGTTGTCCGCGAACCGGATCCGGTGGATCATCGAGCCACTCAGCTGTCCCTGACTGATGAGGGACGGAAGCTGCAGCAGGAAATCGGCCGGGAGCATGTGAAGCATCTGCACGAGCTTCTTGGTTCGGCACTTTCCGAGGAGGAATTCCTCGAATTGAACCGGCTGAGCAGCAAACTGCATCACGCAGTTCTATAA
- a CDS encoding response regulator transcription factor has product MSTEHPVGLLLVDDDPLIRAGLGTILASDPGIKILGEAENGIRAIELAARLRPQVTMMDIRMPQLDGLSAMERILAEDPEAKVLVLTTFGEEEYIDRAMAGGAAGFMLKSSSPEELIGAVHSVADGAAALSPRIAKRLVDKVRRLD; this is encoded by the coding sequence ATGAGCACAGAACATCCGGTAGGGCTACTGCTTGTTGATGATGATCCGCTGATCCGCGCAGGGCTTGGGACCATCCTCGCCAGCGATCCAGGGATCAAGATCCTGGGCGAGGCAGAGAATGGGATCCGGGCTATCGAATTGGCTGCTCGGCTCCGCCCCCAGGTGACCATGATGGATATTCGCATGCCCCAGCTTGATGGGCTCAGCGCGATGGAGCGCATCTTGGCCGAGGACCCGGAGGCCAAGGTGCTGGTCCTGACAACTTTTGGCGAGGAAGAATATATCGATCGCGCCATGGCCGGCGGTGCGGCCGGGTTCATGCTCAAGAGTTCCAGCCCGGAGGAATTGATCGGGGCTGTCCATTCGGTTGCCGATGGCGCCGCTGCCCTCTCCCCGCGCATCGCCAAGCGCCTGGTGGACAAGGTCCGCCGCCTTGATTAG
- a CDS encoding MFS transporter has product MNSSPTGAQSSGGSALDADYAKNLQRATLASSIGSALEYFDFALYGLATALIFNVLFFPQGDPAMATVAAFATFGVGFVARPFGGMFFGMLGDKLGRKIVLIITIMLMGGASTLIGVLPTYQMAGIWSPILLVLLRLLQGFGAGAEQAGATVLMAEYSPTGRRGFFSALPFIGIQAGTLLAAVVFSLLTMLPEEALMSWGWRVPFLASFLLIILAVLIRAKLEETPTFVEMEKREQVSEHPMRELFRNGFPGVLVGIGLRMAENGGSYMFQGLALSFFVTVVGPEADKGLLTWGVTIGSLIGVFSVPFAGALSDRFGRRIVYRVGAIFMLVYSLPAWWALTMGSHALAVAVIAIGIGCGVATMLGPQCAMLPELFGSRHRYLGVAMAREISAVLAGGLAGVLGAYLIAITDGSWLVLGLYMAVLSAITLGSTFLVPETLRRDLTRTDDAVKISSVEAGDDVWLKGSQGMGASAVSARTSFTVDRETVTADER; this is encoded by the coding sequence ATGAATTCATCGCCAACAGGAGCCCAAAGCTCCGGCGGTTCGGCGCTGGACGCCGACTACGCAAAGAACCTTCAACGCGCCACCTTGGCATCAAGCATCGGCAGTGCCCTGGAATACTTCGACTTCGCGCTGTACGGTCTCGCTACGGCGTTGATCTTCAATGTGCTCTTCTTCCCGCAAGGGGATCCAGCCATGGCCACGGTGGCAGCATTCGCCACCTTTGGCGTGGGTTTCGTAGCTCGTCCCTTCGGCGGAATGTTCTTCGGCATGTTGGGCGACAAACTGGGGCGAAAGATCGTCCTGATCATCACCATCATGCTGATGGGTGGCGCATCCACTTTGATCGGCGTACTGCCGACCTACCAGATGGCCGGCATCTGGTCACCAATCCTCCTGGTGCTGTTGCGATTGCTGCAGGGCTTTGGCGCAGGCGCAGAACAGGCCGGCGCAACCGTCCTGATGGCCGAGTACTCGCCAACTGGCCGCCGTGGTTTCTTCTCGGCGCTCCCATTTATCGGCATTCAGGCCGGAACGCTGCTAGCCGCGGTAGTCTTCTCGCTGCTGACCATGTTGCCCGAGGAAGCGCTGATGTCGTGGGGCTGGCGCGTGCCATTCCTAGCATCCTTCCTGCTGATCATCTTGGCGGTTCTGATCCGTGCGAAGTTGGAAGAAACCCCGACCTTCGTGGAGATGGAAAAGCGCGAGCAGGTTTCCGAGCATCCGATGCGTGAACTCTTCCGCAATGGCTTCCCAGGCGTGCTGGTGGGCATTGGACTGCGCATGGCCGAAAACGGCGGCTCCTACATGTTCCAGGGCCTGGCGCTGAGCTTCTTTGTCACTGTCGTCGGTCCGGAAGCCGACAAGGGGCTGCTGACCTGGGGAGTGACCATCGGCTCGCTGATCGGCGTATTCTCAGTGCCATTCGCCGGAGCGCTCTCGGACCGCTTTGGCCGCAGAATCGTCTACCGTGTAGGCGCCATCTTCATGCTCGTGTACTCGTTGCCAGCGTGGTGGGCGCTGACAATGGGCAGCCATGCACTGGCCGTCGCCGTCATCGCGATCGGCATTGGTTGTGGCGTTGCCACCATGCTTGGCCCACAGTGCGCCATGCTTCCTGAACTCTTCGGCAGCCGCCACCGTTACCTTGGCGTTGCCATGGCACGCGAAATCTCTGCCGTGCTCGCCGGCGGCCTTGCCGGCGTCTTGGGCGCCTACCTGATTGCAATCACCGATGGCAGCTGGCTGGTGCTGGGACTGTACATGGCAGTGCTTTCCGCCATCACCCTGGGCTCGACATTCCTGGTACCTGAAACCCTGCGTCGTGACCTGACCCGTACCGACGATGCAGTGAAGATCTCCTCGGTTGAGGCAGGCGACGACGTCTGGCTCAAGGGAAGCCAGGGCATGGGAGCTTCGGCGGTCTCTGCCCGCACCTCATTCACGGTGGACCGCGAAACGGTGACCGCTGACGAGCGCTAA
- a CDS encoding D-alanyl-D-alanine carboxypeptidase family protein — translation MKQPRALKVPLAATISATLMVALLPLSPANAAPKATSTTQVAQSVSVNSAVQIAAKKIQRDPSKTDVFVNKKYPLSPKKYAPKTVAVKGTNVRLKSSAAEAYSKMVKAAAKDGVHIRAVSGYRSYARQAELYNYYTRIYGKSYASKISAVPGTSEHQTGLAIDVGNRNGECGLQACFANTPVGKWVAKNAHKYGFILRYPKGQESVTGYSFEPWHFRYLGTSLAKSYKSSGAKTLEAYYGVAGSNSKDTSAKNSKNTQAKSARTTVNLNMRAGLGTGHRVVLTIPRGKQVTITGSKKSGWYPVKYSGKSGWVSGKYLNNFSNSAPKSNGQKQKSSPKSSTKKTVANLNMRSGAGTNHRVILTIPKGKKVTLTGSKKPGWYEVKYSSKTGWVSGKYLR, via the coding sequence ATGAAACAGCCGCGTGCCTTGAAAGTCCCACTCGCTGCAACAATCTCGGCGACGCTCATGGTTGCCTTATTGCCGCTGTCCCCTGCCAATGCGGCGCCAAAAGCGACTTCAACGACTCAGGTGGCGCAGTCAGTGTCGGTGAATTCTGCAGTGCAGATTGCCGCGAAGAAGATTCAGCGTGATCCGAGCAAGACGGATGTCTTCGTCAACAAGAAGTATCCACTGAGCCCCAAGAAATATGCTCCCAAGACCGTGGCAGTTAAAGGCACCAACGTCCGGCTGAAGTCCTCGGCAGCGGAGGCTTACTCCAAGATGGTCAAGGCAGCGGCCAAGGATGGCGTTCACATTCGAGCCGTCAGCGGTTACCGCTCCTATGCTCGCCAAGCCGAGCTGTACAACTACTACACCCGGATCTACGGGAAGAGCTACGCGTCCAAGATCTCCGCGGTTCCAGGTACGAGCGAACACCAAACCGGGTTGGCCATTGATGTTGGCAATCGAAATGGCGAGTGTGGCCTCCAAGCCTGCTTCGCCAACACTCCGGTTGGCAAGTGGGTGGCCAAGAACGCACACAAGTATGGCTTCATTCTCCGCTACCCCAAGGGCCAGGAATCGGTCACCGGTTACTCGTTCGAGCCATGGCACTTCCGCTACTTGGGCACTTCGCTCGCCAAGAGCTACAAGAGCTCAGGCGCAAAGACTCTTGAGGCATACTACGGCGTCGCAGGTAGCAATTCCAAGGATACTTCGGCTAAGAATTCCAAGAACACTCAAGCCAAGTCTGCTAGGACCACCGTGAATCTCAACATGCGCGCTGGCCTTGGCACGGGCCATCGAGTGGTCTTGACGATTCCACGTGGCAAGCAGGTAACGATCACTGGCTCAAAGAAGTCCGGCTGGTATCCAGTGAAGTACTCGGGCAAGTCGGGCTGGGTATCCGGCAAGTACCTGAACAACTTCTCGAATTCCGCGCCAAAGTCCAATGGCCAGAAGCAGAAGTCCAGCCCGAAGTCTTCTACCAAAAAGACTGTCGCTAATCTGAATATGCGCAGCGGTGCAGGAACCAACCACCGTGTGATTCTCACCATCCCCAAGGGCAAGAAGGTGACTTTGACGGGCTCGAAGAAGCCGGGTTGGTACGAGGTCAAGTATTCCTCGAAGACCGGCTGGGTCTCAGGCAAGTACCTACGCTAG
- a CDS encoding ATP-binding cassette domain-containing protein, translating to MIKLDALTKDYGNTRAVNELSVDIPPGKVTGFLGPNGAGKSTTMRMILGLDAPTSGQALVNGQRYGQLAYPMHTVGAHISGTAGHPGHTPRTFLQALAQSNRICRQRVGQVLEESGLATVASKRIGGFSLGMRQRLGISAALLGDPQILILDEPMNGLDAQGIAWIRHMMRTRAENGGTVFVSSHLMSEVQQVADQLILIGRGQLIAHAATEQLITEFTQQIVTVRSPQVQALADLLGQRGVQVQPAGEQAVRVTGLALEEIGALAFAQHIELHELSAARGSLESAYNQLTRDSIEFTAPSPARS from the coding sequence ATGATCAAGCTCGACGCACTCACCAAGGACTACGGCAACACCCGCGCCGTCAACGAACTGAGCGTAGACATTCCACCGGGAAAGGTCACCGGTTTCCTCGGACCCAATGGAGCCGGCAAGTCCACCACCATGCGCATGATTCTCGGCCTGGACGCTCCGACCAGCGGCCAAGCCCTGGTCAACGGGCAACGCTACGGCCAATTGGCCTACCCCATGCATACGGTGGGTGCCCACATCAGCGGCACGGCCGGGCACCCAGGGCATACGCCCAGGACATTCCTGCAGGCGCTGGCCCAAAGCAACCGCATCTGTCGGCAGCGAGTCGGGCAGGTGCTCGAAGAATCCGGACTGGCAACCGTGGCCTCCAAGCGCATCGGTGGTTTCTCCCTGGGCATGCGCCAGCGCCTTGGCATCAGCGCCGCATTGCTCGGCGACCCGCAAATCCTCATCCTTGATGAGCCGATGAACGGGCTGGATGCACAAGGCATCGCATGGATCCGGCACATGATGCGCACCCGGGCCGAAAATGGGGGAACAGTCTTTGTCTCCAGCCACCTGATGAGCGAAGTGCAGCAGGTAGCCGACCAGCTGATCCTCATCGGCCGCGGCCAGCTCATCGCCCATGCCGCCACCGAGCAGCTCATCACCGAGTTCACGCAACAGATTGTCACCGTGCGTTCTCCGCAAGTCCAGGCGCTCGCCGACCTGCTGGGGCAGCGGGGTGTCCAGGTGCAGCCCGCGGGAGAGCAAGCAGTACGGGTCACGGGCCTGGCGCTGGAAGAAATCGGAGCGCTGGCCTTTGCCCAGCACATCGAATTGCACGAATTGAGCGCTGCCCGCGGTTCACTGGAGTCGGCCTATAACCAGCTGACCCGAGACTCGATCGAATTCACCGCACCATCCCCGGCAAGGAGCTGA
- a CDS encoding SH3 domain-containing protein — MWKAATPIHEKKDLMRIPGRTAAVALALTMTIGTGAQATVATAANADVPKSMPSNKLNVVAAKASTTKRTAANLRLRAKATTASATLAVIPKGTKVTVLATSGKWSKVKYAGKTGWSSNSYLETVASSPKTDSGTARYTTANLNLRAGAGTGYRSLGVIPKGERVTVLQTSKGWAKIGSSKGTGWSSLSYLKSAPSTSNPQKPKPESSSTTGYTTANLNLRSGAGISYRSVGVIPAGEKIKIYRYSGNWAQVSSSKGTGWVSKSYVGKAPASPSPQPEQTPSTVAYATAGVNLRSGAGTSYRVLGVVQAGEKVTVRSSSNGWSKVSTKIGSGYISSKYLTTSELSTVRSDTQLVIDTVRRLFSGDYTSLGTIRPGSAGHSSGRAVDVMMANYKSASGIKAGDRIAQFLLDNRAQLGISYLIWQDKIWLSASKGWEPYSTSGKYGTQFTNNWTDTTRHMDHIHVETHGSSATGGALNYRALNG; from the coding sequence ATGTGGAAAGCGGCTACCCCGATCCACGAAAAGAAGGACCTGATGAGGATTCCTGGACGCACCGCCGCAGTAGCGCTGGCACTAACCATGACCATCGGCACGGGTGCTCAGGCCACGGTGGCAACCGCCGCCAACGCCGACGTTCCCAAGTCAATGCCTTCAAACAAGCTCAACGTGGTCGCTGCGAAAGCTTCGACGACCAAGCGCACTGCTGCGAACCTGCGCCTGCGTGCCAAAGCAACGACCGCGTCAGCAACCTTGGCAGTCATTCCCAAGGGCACCAAGGTCACCGTTCTGGCGACCAGCGGCAAGTGGAGCAAGGTCAAATACGCTGGAAAGACCGGCTGGTCTTCCAATTCGTACTTGGAAACCGTCGCTTCATCGCCGAAGACCGATAGCGGCACCGCTCGCTACACCACCGCGAATCTGAACCTGCGCGCCGGAGCAGGAACAGGCTACCGTTCCTTGGGCGTCATACCCAAGGGTGAACGAGTAACCGTACTGCAAACTTCCAAAGGGTGGGCGAAGATCGGTTCTTCCAAAGGCACAGGATGGTCCAGCCTGAGCTACCTCAAGTCTGCACCGAGTACCTCAAACCCGCAGAAGCCCAAGCCGGAATCGTCGAGCACCACCGGATACACGACGGCCAATTTGAACCTTCGATCCGGGGCTGGAATCTCCTACCGTTCCGTGGGAGTGATCCCTGCGGGCGAAAAAATCAAGATCTATCGCTACTCGGGCAACTGGGCCCAGGTCTCTTCATCCAAGGGAACCGGATGGGTCAGCAAGTCCTATGTGGGCAAGGCTCCTGCCTCGCCTTCTCCACAGCCGGAACAGACGCCCTCCACGGTGGCCTACGCGACCGCGGGTGTGAACCTTCGCTCTGGCGCGGGCACCAGCTACCGCGTGCTCGGCGTTGTCCAAGCGGGGGAGAAGGTCACAGTTCGCTCATCGTCAAACGGCTGGTCCAAGGTCTCCACCAAGATCGGCAGCGGCTACATCAGCTCCAAGTACCTCACTACTTCGGAACTGAGCACGGTCCGCAGCGATACGCAGCTGGTCATCGATACAGTGCGTCGCCTTTTCAGCGGTGACTACACTTCGCTGGGCACTATCCGTCCCGGTTCCGCTGGCCACAGTTCTGGACGCGCTGTGGACGTGATGATGGCCAATTACAAGAGCGCATCCGGGATCAAAGCGGGCGACCGCATTGCCCAGTTCCTCCTGGACAACCGTGCGCAGCTGGGGATCAGTTACCTGATTTGGCAGGACAAGATCTGGCTGTCTGCTTCTAAGGGCTGGGAGCCTTACTCCACTTCGGGCAAGTACGGCACGCAGTTCACCAACAACTGGACTGACACCACCAGGCATATGGATCACATCCATGTGGAAACCCATGGCAGTTCGGCCACCGGTGGCGCGTTGAACTACCGCGCGCTGAACGGCTAA
- a CDS encoding SRPBCC domain-containing protein yields the protein MSSNAELEQLSFTVSGFISKAVTQVYEAVADPVQLSSYFTTGGAQGRVEAGTTVTWDFHDFPGAFPVKVLEAQFPNKIVLQWGAEHATADDALNTVTFEFTSVDDSTRTKVDITESAWQVNSAGAQAAFGNCMGWTGMLAAMKAWMEYGINLREGFYK from the coding sequence ATGTCATCAAATGCAGAGCTAGAGCAACTGTCCTTCACCGTTTCCGGATTCATTTCCAAGGCGGTGACCCAAGTCTACGAGGCCGTCGCCGATCCGGTGCAACTATCGAGCTATTTCACTACCGGTGGGGCGCAGGGAAGGGTCGAAGCGGGCACGACGGTTACGTGGGACTTCCATGATTTCCCCGGAGCCTTCCCGGTCAAGGTGCTGGAGGCGCAGTTCCCCAACAAGATCGTCTTGCAGTGGGGTGCGGAGCACGCCACAGCAGATGATGCACTGAATACAGTGACCTTTGAATTCACCTCGGTGGATGACAGCACCAGAACCAAGGTCGACATCACCGAAAGCGCCTGGCAGGTCAATTCCGCCGGCGCTCAGGCGGCTTTCGGCAATTGCATGGGCTGGACTGGCATGCTGGCAGCTATGAAGGCCTGGATGGAGTATGGAATCAACCTCCGAGAAGGCTTCTACAAGTAA
- a CDS encoding GNAT family N-acetyltransferase, which produces MHIRPEVFDDRAAVYAVTHAAFAGIDPMVEPEEVGLLQNLFGCEEYDSRFSLVALDDSVVIGHVIATWGRIGGEPMLGLGPLAVAPEYQHRGVGSILMQSIHDQAEAEALSGIVLLGAPGYYRRFGYEPALARGISPSDTSWGEHFMVRVFDESRLPRGDFQYAKPFGV; this is translated from the coding sequence ATGCATATCCGTCCCGAAGTCTTTGACGACCGTGCAGCGGTGTATGCAGTAACGCATGCTGCCTTTGCTGGAATTGACCCCATGGTTGAGCCTGAGGAAGTCGGGTTGCTTCAGAATCTGTTCGGCTGCGAAGAGTATGACTCACGCTTCTCACTCGTGGCGCTCGATGATTCAGTGGTCATCGGCCACGTCATTGCGACGTGGGGAAGGATTGGCGGCGAGCCGATGCTGGGGCTCGGGCCGCTGGCTGTAGCGCCGGAATACCAGCACCGTGGTGTCGGATCGATTCTGATGCAGAGCATCCACGATCAGGCCGAAGCGGAAGCGCTAAGTGGAATCGTGTTGCTCGGAGCACCGGGATATTACCGCCGTTTTGGCTACGAGCCGGCTCTGGCTCGCGGCATTTCACCGAGCGACACCAGCTGGGGAGAGCACTTCATGGTGCGCGTCTTCGATGAATCAAGACTTCCGCGGGGCGACTTCCAATACGCCAAGCCATTCGGTGTTTGA
- a CDS encoding dihydrofolate reductase family protein produces MQFPLGEGAEELHRWQFERTEENAEEITAITEAAAFIMGSHMFGPPPGHHSTDWTGWWGDNPPYHAPVFVLSSHPRPLIRMEGGTSFQFITEGIHEALSEAQEAAGERPVAIAGGANTIVQFLKAGLIDELRLHIAPIRLGHGEAITVETIETHMDRYSRRETPLATHVYYRRRR; encoded by the coding sequence ATGCAGTTCCCTCTCGGCGAGGGCGCAGAAGAACTGCATCGCTGGCAATTCGAGCGCACCGAAGAAAATGCCGAGGAAATCACGGCAATCACCGAAGCTGCCGCATTCATCATGGGCAGCCACATGTTCGGCCCGCCTCCTGGCCATCATTCAACGGACTGGACCGGCTGGTGGGGAGATAACCCGCCCTATCACGCGCCGGTTTTCGTGCTCAGTTCACATCCGCGCCCGCTGATCCGGATGGAGGGCGGAACCAGTTTCCAATTCATCACCGAAGGAATCCACGAGGCACTGTCGGAGGCGCAAGAGGCCGCGGGCGAACGGCCGGTTGCCATTGCCGGCGGCGCTAACACCATTGTGCAGTTCCTCAAGGCGGGCCTTATTGACGAGTTGCGGCTGCATATCGCGCCGATCCGGCTAGGACATGGCGAAGCCATCACCGTGGAAACCATCGAGACCCACATGGACCGGTACTCGCGGCGTGAAACACCTTTGGCGACACACGTCTACTATCGCCGTCGGCGTTAG
- a CDS encoding response regulator transcription factor produces MIAELTPRERDVLSLVGAGDSNAEIAEELVLTAATVKGHMTSIMLKLGVRNRVEAALIAYQSGMVN; encoded by the coding sequence ATGATTGCAGAGCTGACGCCGCGTGAACGTGATGTCTTGTCGCTGGTGGGAGCGGGAGATTCGAATGCGGAAATCGCCGAAGAGCTGGTGCTCACTGCGGCCACGGTCAAGGGGCATATGACCTCGATTATGCTCAAGCTCGGTGTGCGCAATCGCGTTGAAGCGGCGTTGATCGCGTATCAGAGCGGCATGGTCAACTAG